The Pseudomonas sp. R4-35-07 genome contains a region encoding:
- a CDS encoding oxaloacetate decarboxylase — translation MIERSHHELREAFGDLLQGTICKFAASVFDPISVRMAYDLGFEVAIQGGSVASLQVLGAPDISLITLDEYVEQVSRVGRASQIPIIGDADHGFGNALNVMRTVTELQKAGVAALTLEDTHLPARYDEQSHVLIEMEEAASKIYAARFARSDDALSIIARTNAAVTTLENSIARTTAYQKAGADAICLVGVKDFQHLEALTSHLCVPIMLINYGNPALSDVEKLSAANVRIVVNGHAPFLAAIKASYEALREQSGTEGSELSLPDLLSKYTLSDNYCEWAKTYLKSGHDFG, via the coding sequence ATGATTGAGCGATCACATCATGAACTGCGCGAGGCGTTTGGTGATTTACTCCAGGGAACCATCTGCAAATTTGCTGCTTCCGTGTTCGATCCTATCTCGGTTCGTATGGCATACGACCTTGGCTTTGAGGTTGCCATTCAAGGTGGCTCCGTCGCCTCGCTTCAAGTGCTCGGAGCTCCGGACATTTCTCTGATCACGCTTGATGAATATGTCGAGCAGGTTTCCAGAGTCGGTCGGGCCAGCCAGATCCCAATCATTGGGGATGCTGATCATGGGTTTGGTAACGCACTCAATGTAATGCGAACAGTGACCGAGCTGCAGAAAGCCGGTGTTGCTGCCCTGACGCTGGAAGACACCCACCTACCGGCCAGATACGACGAGCAGTCGCACGTACTTATTGAAATGGAAGAAGCCGCAAGCAAGATTTACGCTGCGCGGTTTGCCCGTTCAGATGATGCCCTCAGCATCATCGCCCGTACGAATGCGGCCGTTACCACTTTGGAAAACTCCATTGCACGCACCACGGCCTATCAAAAGGCTGGGGCTGACGCGATTTGCCTTGTCGGAGTAAAGGACTTCCAACATTTGGAGGCACTCACCTCGCATCTTTGCGTGCCGATCATGCTGATCAATTATGGAAACCCGGCACTGAGCGATGTTGAGAAACTGAGCGCAGCCAATGTGAGGATCGTGGTCAATGGGCATGCTCCATTTTTGGCCGCTATCAAAGCGAGTTACGAGGCGCTGCGCGAACAAAGCGGCACAGAGGGAAGCGAGCTTTCGCTTCCTGATCTGCTTTCTAAATACACACTCTCGGACAATTACTGTGAGTGGGCGAAAACCTATTTGAAGTCAGGACACGACTTCGGCTAA
- the dctA gene encoding C4-dicarboxylate transporter DctA codes for MEMSKSRWYSQLYVQVLIGIVIGAAIGHFEPQFGARLQPFADGFIKLIKMLLAPIIFGTVVVGIAKMGSIKEVGRIGVKALLYFEILSTIALVIGLIVVNVVKPGAGMNINATTLDASAIAKYSQAASEQGGTIDFFLNIIPSTFIGAFSNGVMLQVILISVLMGIALVQMGETSKPLINTIDLFLQGLFKIVAMVMRLAPLGAGAGMAFTIGKYGIGTLLSLGQLLVALYITTLIFIVVVLGAVARWSGMPLMQFLRYFKDEILITLGTCSTEAVLPRMMVKLEKLGCKKSVVGMVLPTGYAFNADGTCIYLTMAAIFIAQATNTPLTFMDQMILLGVFLLTSKGSAGVAGAGFITLAATLTTIHSIPLVGLVLLLGIDRFLNEARAVTNLIGNGIGTLAIAKWDNSFDAEACEREIAAMKHEKTARKALLAQK; via the coding sequence GTGGAAATGTCCAAGTCCCGCTGGTACAGCCAGCTGTATGTGCAGGTGCTGATCGGTATCGTCATCGGCGCTGCAATTGGTCACTTTGAACCGCAATTCGGAGCCAGGCTTCAACCTTTTGCGGATGGCTTTATCAAACTCATCAAAATGCTGTTGGCGCCGATTATTTTCGGTACTGTCGTGGTGGGTATCGCCAAGATGGGCAGCATCAAGGAGGTCGGGCGGATCGGCGTCAAGGCGCTGCTCTACTTTGAAATCCTTTCAACCATTGCGCTGGTCATCGGCCTTATTGTGGTCAATGTCGTAAAGCCAGGCGCCGGGATGAATATCAACGCTACCACGCTTGATGCCAGCGCTATCGCCAAGTACAGCCAAGCCGCCAGTGAACAGGGCGGCACTATCGATTTCTTTCTCAACATCATCCCGAGCACCTTCATTGGCGCATTCTCCAATGGCGTCATGCTTCAGGTCATTCTGATTTCGGTATTGATGGGCATTGCCCTCGTTCAAATGGGCGAAACCAGCAAACCGCTGATCAATACCATCGACTTGTTTCTGCAAGGGCTGTTCAAGATCGTCGCAATGGTGATGCGCCTGGCTCCCCTTGGTGCCGGCGCCGGGATGGCGTTCACTATAGGCAAGTACGGCATTGGTACCTTGCTGTCACTCGGCCAGTTGCTGGTCGCGCTCTACATCACTACCTTGATTTTTATCGTGGTCGTACTGGGGGCGGTTGCCAGATGGTCGGGCATGCCGCTGATGCAATTTCTGCGTTATTTCAAAGATGAAATTCTCATCACGCTTGGCACCTGCTCAACCGAGGCTGTGCTTCCGCGAATGATGGTGAAACTTGAAAAGCTCGGCTGCAAGAAGTCAGTGGTGGGCATGGTGCTACCCACTGGATATGCCTTCAATGCAGATGGCACCTGCATCTACCTCACCATGGCGGCGATTTTTATCGCACAGGCCACCAATACGCCCCTGACGTTTATGGATCAGATGATTCTGCTGGGTGTCTTCCTGCTGACCTCAAAAGGCTCCGCTGGCGTAGCGGGTGCCGGGTTCATAACCCTTGCGGCAACGCTAACAACCATCCACTCCATTCCGTTGGTAGGCCTTGTCCTGCTTTTGGGCATCGACCGATTCCTCAACGAAGCGCGAGCCGTGACTAACCTGATCGGCAACGGTATCGGCACCCTCGCCATTGCCAAATGGGACAACTCCTTTGACGCCGAAGCCTGCGAGCGTGAGATTGCCGCAATGAAACACGAAAAGACGGCCAGGAAGGCATTGCTGGCGCAGAAATAG
- a CDS encoding mandelate racemase/muconate lactonizing enzyme family protein has protein sequence MRIVDIREKTVSIASPIANAYIDFSKMTCSVVAVVTDVIRDGKPVIGYGFNSNGRYGQGALMRDRFLARITEADPDTLVDHENNNLDPFAIWKALMTNEKPGGHGERSVAVGTIDMAVWDAVAKIEGKPLYRLLADRYRNGVADDKVWVYAAGGYYYPGKDQTKLKAEMQSYLDRGYDVVKMKIGAVPLDEDIRRIEAVLEVVGDGRRLAVDANGRFDLQTGIAYAQAIKKYNLFWYEEIGDPLDYALQAELANHYELPMATGENLFSHQDARNLLRHGGMRPDRDFLQFDCALSYGLVEYMRTLKVMEEMGWSSRRVVPHGGHQMSLNIAAGLHLGGNESYPDVFQPFGGFADGIKVENGYVGLPDIPGVGFEAKSALYAVMRELGEG, from the coding sequence TCTCCAAAATGACTTGCTCGGTCGTCGCTGTTGTCACGGATGTAATTCGCGATGGTAAACCTGTCATCGGCTACGGTTTCAACTCCAACGGTCGCTATGGTCAAGGTGCTTTGATGCGTGATCGCTTCCTGGCGCGTATCACCGAAGCTGATCCAGACACGCTCGTCGATCATGAAAACAACAACCTGGATCCGTTTGCCATCTGGAAAGCCCTGATGACCAACGAAAAGCCTGGAGGTCACGGTGAGCGCTCAGTAGCAGTTGGCACTATCGACATGGCTGTATGGGATGCCGTCGCCAAGATCGAAGGCAAACCTCTCTATCGCCTGCTGGCTGATCGTTACCGTAACGGCGTGGCCGATGACAAGGTCTGGGTCTACGCAGCAGGTGGCTACTACTATCCAGGCAAAGACCAGACCAAACTCAAAGCAGAAATGCAGAGCTACCTGGATCGTGGCTACGACGTTGTCAAAATGAAGATCGGTGCGGTGCCACTGGACGAAGATATCCGTCGCATCGAAGCGGTACTCGAGGTGGTTGGGGACGGTCGTCGACTGGCGGTCGATGCCAACGGTCGTTTCGATCTTCAGACCGGTATTGCTTACGCGCAAGCCATCAAGAAGTACAACCTCTTCTGGTACGAGGAAATCGGCGATCCGCTCGATTACGCACTTCAGGCTGAGCTTGCCAATCACTATGAGCTGCCTATGGCGACCGGGGAAAACCTGTTCTCCCACCAGGATGCTCGTAACCTTCTGCGCCACGGCGGCATGCGCCCTGATCGCGACTTTCTTCAGTTCGACTGCGCGCTGTCCTATGGGCTCGTGGAGTACATGCGCACCCTGAAAGTGATGGAAGAAATGGGCTGGTCTTCCCGCCGCGTAGTTCCGCACGGTGGCCACCAGATGTCCCTGAACATCGCAGCCGGTCTGCACCTGGGTGGCAACGAATCTTACCCCGACGTGTTCCAGCCTTTCGGCGGCTTTGCCGACGGAATCAAGGTGGAAAATGGTTATGTCGGCCTGCCGGATATTCCAGGTGTTGGTTTCGAAGCCAAGTCCGCCTTGTACGCAGTCATGCGCGAGTTAGGCGAAGGCTGA